TcgcgaatatattttgacCAACACTTTCCACTGACAGTAGCAAGTAGCCGCATCTTGTCTAGGCGCCAGAAGATTAATTCCGCCCAAGATATTATCCTACACATCACGATAATcgtttttaattgtttcacaTTTTCCTATCATATCCCGTTTGTCAAGTAGCGCTTTGCCAAGCCGCAACCCAAGTGTGTCTTCGTGAAATTGCATAATATCTCTGTGTAGCCAAAAATCGGAAAGATTGAGTATTCGAGGAATATTGAAACGCATCCGATTTGGTTTAGGATAAGCGAAGCAATTTAAGGAAGTTAATAAGACGAAGAAGAGGAAATAATGCGTGTGCGTGAGTGTGGTGCCAAGTGGAGAGAGATAAACGCGCGGTTACGTTACGCGGGCGTGCTCGCGTATTTACACTTTTACAAgcgtaggaaaaaaaaaaagtatacatacatttaagcGAAGCAATCTTGATCGAGAATGTCGATCCCGCGCCGATGATCGCCGAAAATCTTTCTCACTCGATCCCCGTATAAGAGGGAACCCAGCGGACACGAGATACGTTATATCGATCGACACGTACGTGTCGTCCCTcgcgttttttgttttttttttcgcttttctATTAAACTGCAATCCGTGTCCGTTGGCACAAAATCGTGCGGCGGCTCTTCGGGCCCGCGTTTTGTTTAACGTAATCACCCTCCGTTGTCTAACGTAACCGCGCGTTCccacgaaaaaaaaacggtagaaagaagtaaaaagaaaaaaaaataaaactacaaAAGAATCCACACAAGAGAGACCGGCCTCTCGAGACACAGCGGAGAGAGAGGCGCGAAACAAGCAAAAACTCGAAGCGAGCGCGCCGTGCGGGCGCGCGATTGTAACtgcaaaaaaagaacaatgcATGTGTTAACAGTGAATATCAGAGTCAAAGCGATAAAAGTCGTAAagcccaaaaaaaaaaaagaaagaaacagaatAACGACGAGAATTTCCAGCAATTAAACTTATacgcggtaaaaaaaaaaaaaggaacggtACCTAAGATTGCAAccgagaacaaaaaaaaaatctctcgcaCAGTTTGTGCTTCGTCGTTCGGATCATCGCTGTCgtcgaaacatttttttttttcgacgcaGCAGCCGCCAGtcaatcgtgaaaaaaaaaaaaacgtcgtTCCTTACAtaaattgagagagaaagacggcTTACGATCGGGCGACGCGAATAAGTTCGCGGGAGGAAAAGTAAGCGGAATTTTTTCCACGAGGCACAATCTCCATAAGCCGGTTCTTTGTATGTCAAATATCTTCTCCACGAGCATCGAGATTATTTGACATACGAAGCGTCCGATCGTATGTGGATTGCCCACTCGAAATATCAATCCGATCCtccgaaatataatattttgcgaatTAATGGCCCGCGTCGCTAAATTTCGCGATTGTCATTGGCGTTTTTTCGGTTCTCTCCTCTCGCCGAAGAAGAAAAGCTTAATTTATCGAGAAAAGataacgaaaaaagaaaaaattgatcctCTCAGGAAGAATTTTCGGGTAAGAAGGGAAGAGGTGGGTGACGCGTCCCTTTTCGTTCGAAATTTCCGTCGTGCATTCGCGTCGCGTGTCTACCGAAGAAAATAATCGCAATAAAAGAGGATATCACGTCGCGACAGTCAATTAGATCCGATTCGAGTTTCACGCGAGTAAAGACGATACTCGAGTTATAtctacatctatatatatatatatatatatatatatatatatatatatatatatatatatagatgtggACGAAAAATGGAAAAGGTAAAAGACAGGGGAAAAAGAACCGAAATCGCGATCGAGGAGACGTTCAACTTtcgagagacaaagagagaaaagaaaaaaaagaagagaaaaatgtatcaaaagaCCTCGACGAACACCGGACGCCgacgccgtcgtcgtcgtcgtccgaGCGTGTCCCCGGGTATAACAGTCGTCCGTCGACTGCCCTTCCTCTACACAACAATGAATTTTGTACCGAAACATGAAGCTCTAAATGCTAATTTCATATACacggaatttaattttttcacgagaaacatgtgcattataaaaaataaatctaccaaaaaaattgcaaaagtcaATGGAACCAAACACGAGTTTTGTTTTATCTCGCTCTTCCCTGTTTATTCCCACCCCCCACTCCCCCCTCCCCTGTTTATCTTTTCTCCTCTCGAGTATCACGTCATTGTCACGAAATCAATTCACGAGAGCAATTCgatattgtgaaaatattaacgaagaatttatgattttatttaaaaattattatgaccGATCGAGTTGaacgaaatgaaaataatacgaGACggtaaaaaagcaaaatttataattggatTAATAGTCGAACTGcgtgtaaatattttgacaaaatttattcaattatattagtattaatttatctcaatatttttctaaatattgtaaatttgctATCGAATACGAACAGCACATATTTAATCTTTGCCATTTACGGGTAGAAATTTCTGaggtaatgaaaaatttatgaatcctCTCGATGGATTCGTACACGCATAATTTCACGCGACGAAGTTGATCGGagccgaaagagagagagagagagagagagagagagagagtgttaTAGGTATAATGCATTTCTGTCATGGGAAATTTCCAACAATACCGGCATTACGGCGGCACTTAATCACCTTTCGCgaggtatataaattaattttccgtCCCGGCGTTAATCTCTCGTGCAGCAACGATCAGCAGTAACTGGTATCATAATTGACACAGCGGATTCGTCTCTGATATTATGGATTTATCatcattatgaattataaattgcacGGGTCGCGCATCGAACGACGCTCGAATATAGTTTAACGAtacgtttaaatttttcatctatCGGCAGCGAAATGCATTACCTGGAGAGATACGCCGCTTTTGATATCGGAAACTGCttttaaatttgcagaaaCTTTTCGCGTTAAACTTGCAGCGTTTCCTCCCAGgaaaatgtttatatcaatatttaagatagGTGCactaaagaatatttaaggATTTTTTGCTGTACAATAATagcaagaaaagaaaatatatatttcttacgtttatatactgtttaaaaaatcaaataaataaatcctgattataaaaaaaattaaagtatcaaaataatataatttttaacgtcttcgtaaaagaaaatagttgtaagatttttttctaatttatgacaaaaattttggaTTGTGAATATCCcctaaaattaattgcaagaaataaaaaaaaaccaatgatttacagagagggagagagagataatatttttctacaatttttagtaaataacttttaaatgagtaagtgaatttaaataaagttttgcaCAAGTATTTAatagagttttcttaataatatatgtgaaagtttttatttcgtcggcaatgtttttttctttgtcaaatttgtcaataagtgctacaataactttaaacttaaattatttttttttaaatcgttaaGGAAATTGTGCTCTAgttttgcacagatatttagaaaaaatagaacagtctatgaaattttcatgccTTTAACATATGACATATACATCCTTAATAACGATGCTCCATAATCCAAATTTtatgctaaataaaaaaaaaaatacatatatttatctcctataattatcaaaaacttaACAGGCTACATTTCCAAACCTtgctatttttaaacaaaaaatataattttcaaatataagtaaaaaatacatatcaatCTGATCTATGATCGATGATCGGTggataatcattaaaaaaaaaattaagcattgatatacatatagtcgCAGTAAAACTAAATATCAATAGCGTCTCGaatcatatttgaaaaaagaatatattgtactttcaatataatattttatatttatgtgtaaatgcaaagataatttcaaaattgaaaatcgatATTACATTTAGCATATTTTCGGTGCACTTTCTGAAATACATGGCTTAAGGTGTCGCAGTAAGGTGGCCGCCACAATTGTCACGCGCATTTCTCTTCAGTCCCAAACGTTGAAAGAGATTAACGGGTTGTGTCGGATTTGAAAGCCCTTaatccaaatatatattatacaatacgtGAGCACGCAACCACTATATAAATCCGGCAGTTCGTATGCATTTTTGCCGCACGCTATAGCAAATATACTCTAGTATATCACGCGAAAGGGTCGTCTGTATATCTCAAAGGAGGGGAAAaaccattattttatttctttcatctcaAAGAGAAAaaccattatttattttcacaatcTCGACGCGTCTTATTCAGTTCAttacgttcttttttttttacacatattatatacacagttGTTTAAATGGCGTGACGGGATATCTAAATGAACGTTAAGATTGGCAGAATTCCATGCTTTTCGCGAACGAGGATGCAGGAGAAAAACGTGTACGACTTATAAGAAACTCCTCATCGTATGTTTTCACATATAGAGATACGATACACATcctgcacacatacatacatatatataaatatacacacagtAAAGGCAATCAAGAGAGATCTCGGATGAACCGATTGATTGCCCGCGCTTTGCGCGCAggcgaaattaaaaaagttgacTTCCAGGTCGACGCTTCGCCCTGTAATTTTCCGATATCGATATCTACCTCGCCACACGGTTGATTCGCGCTCGCAATATCATTTATCGCCATTTGTTTCTGGTGTATATCGATGTTAACCGGGGATAAAAACGGCCCAAGATAGGTCGATGTACATATGTACGCGTGAGTATTAgcgtgtataaattatatgacgtTATGGGCGCGACGTGACGTCGTTCAAGCGGCGGgcgaaatcttttttattctattcgcgagaagtttttttttacgttttcttGGAACCGAGCTATTTCATAAAGGCAATAAGGATAACGTTTCTCTCGTTCCAAGTCTAATCCGAATGGTcgtaatctgaaaaaaaaccGACCAAGAATCAAATATCATGTATAACTGTCCTTGAATAgttaatttgaaaagaataaaatattgttaagttttattaatgttgATATTTTCAGTAAAGtatcattatttcaattttcaagctccaatcaataaaattgaattattatataaattattaaaggattaatttttaattaattattatttaattaaaataaaagaattaatataaaataaaataatagcataattaattttcaattcattattaaaagaaaaattaattttattccttatattttataaattttcgtctcaaaaataatttagaataaatatataaataattattatataaattgttaaaagaaagattatttttattttttattaattattttctattttttattaattgattaaaattatagaatttgtataaaataataaaataaaataatagaataattaatttttaattaattattagaagaaaaattaatttactccttaaattttataaatttttatcttaaaaataatttagaatattggccgagtcttataaaatatcacaatatatGCATCGAATAAATTGGCCGAGTCACAGGGTGTCTATATTAAAGAATCATAAACACCCTCGTCTTTTGTTCCAAGGACACTTCACTCGGCGTAGATTCGTCGAGATTCCTGTATCTACGATACAGCCAGCTTCCTTTTTCTCCCTTTCACGTGCGTTCACAAAGCACGGCCGGTCTCCAAGTGTTCCCGTAATCGATCAGACAGGAGCTTAAGGCAATTTCGGCCAGGTGGGTGTCCCGATGCGGTGGATAGGCGACTCGATGAAATCTCTTCAAGGCGTCGCACAGTATCCCGATTGCCTCGTCAACCCTCTCATCCTCCATGCTGGCCAATCCGCGGGCGTAGAGCGTCTCGCACTCTTGCAGACACGCGAGCCGATCCTCCAAGCAGATCTTCTTCCGACAATCCGGACATTTTATCGGCTTACCCGGCCGTTGCTGCGCCCGCGAATGCAATCCGCTGCATCCTTCCGTAGGACACCTGCAGGAGAAAAATGctcgaaagaatattttctcacgtctgaatatttttattactcttgCGCAGGATGTTccaaatgttataaaaaaatccctCTAATGTCAGATTCTTcgttctgattttttttcgaatggaACATCCTCATCATcctcttctaaaaaaaaaaaaaaccgctgAAACATTAGAAGTGGAGACAcgcaattaaaagaattttgccTTAGCGTGATGGcgaaataattacttataattgAACTTTTGTTTGCCGGGACGCACTTCCTCGCAAGGAAGGCTTCGTGGTTTATTTCTGCGAAGGAGAAAATGCCGCGCGTCGTCCAAGTAAAAGACATTAAACGTAGCGGGTAGTGCTACTATCAGAAAATTACCGCGAAACTGATAAAAGCACCTGGTCGTTGGTATAAGGATCTTACGACGAACGAACACAAAAGTACCTTTGACGACAGGAGCATTCTTATGACACCGACGTTTCGTCTCTTTGAGACACTCGCCTCGTCAAGACTTGCGGTTTTTAACGATCTCGATACAAACAAGCATCtgtttactctctctctctctctctctctctctctctctctctctctttcgcttatTATTCTTGCTATACATTTCATGCTTTTATttgttatcataatattttgacgtttctttatttttgttttatttatattacattatatgtattttattttattttattcttatttttatatattatttttatttatttctgtctTGTTCTTACTTAGAAGATACTTAAGATGGAAAACTCTTGCATAGATAACGCGGAGGAATTAATGctgtgttaattaaaattgcaatacacGTTAAAGACGtcgctaataaattattctgctTTGTTGCggatcgatattattttactaatctGTCGTAAAGATACTCGTACAACTAACTAGGAACTTGGCATAGATGGAGAAGGAGCTACCGATAAGatctttcatttaattaattcaaattactcCGTTAAGGTGCGAGCTTGATGTCGGAGAATTTAAACGGACTTACCTCAATCTGACGGCATCGTTCGTCAGGTTCTCAAAGTACGGCCAGTCCTCTTGGCAGGCCTGGCATGTGCATCGGAACCAGTATCTTCCCGTTAATGTCCTTTGACGCTCGGCGAGCGTTCTCTTCGTGAATATCGGTCCGTAGTTTTCGGCAATAACGTCGCCGGGTTGTAAACCGCGAACTGCCCTTATTACGATGTGCCGGCCGACGAAGTATCTGCGATCCCGGCAAAAACAAGATATTCTGATAATCCTCTCTCGTTAATTAATGcacgttaaaataaattaacactGCCGAGTCTTGTctcagtaattatatattattagctaattataaattaattcgttttatgtaattaatttttatgtacactgaaaaaatatactaaatccaaaaaaatctctttgatttaaaaaaaaaatatttatttaaatacttgcaaAGAGGAATTAGTCATTTCGATCaaacatcaaatatatttgaattaatgcacgttaatataaattaacactGCCGAGTCTTGTctcagtaattatatattagctaattataaattaattcattttatgtaattaatttttatgtacactGAAAAAATGTACTAAATCCAAAAAATccctttgatttaaaaaaaaaattatttatttaaatacttgcaaAGAGGAATTAGTCATTTCGATCaaacatcaaatatatttgaattaatgcacgttaatataaattaacactGCCGAGTCTTGTctcagtaattatatattagctaattataaattaattcgttttatgtaattaatttttatgtacactgaaaaaatgtactaaatccaaaaaaatttttgatttaaaaaaaaaaaattatttaaatacttgcaTTATTTCGATCaaacatcaaatatatttgaattaatgaaatataaaagcaaagtatacttttatttgcaaataaaaaaaagaatttgttttttattctttatatctttattatactaattatatattatactaaattacttcctttaaaaaaacatttttttaatttttggtttatttattatattttttataaaacacaaattttgtttattttaattaataattctttatcttcgaaaataaatagttttcatattaaagtttttatataatttattaaaaaaaattgtattttttatattatatgtaaataatactttatttaatacagcaaaacatttttggaaacaaggcatatatttaagtaaaaaaaaaatttttttaaatatttttcgactaaaaaaatttttatttttattttcaaatttgttaaaattttatttaatttttccatcacTTAGACACTTTCTtcagttaaatatttgacacaCGCGTGTTCAAATATCGTATTAAAAGTCATTACGCTCGTCCGTTATCCGAAAGAGGAAAGTTATCAACTATATGGACAActtaataaatcgaaaatgGACGGGAGGGACGCAATTACTTCGCcatgaaataataatcgtaatCATCACAATGGCACCGGCGACGTTAATAACGTGAACAATTCCGCCGAGTAACGCAGACGAGTTTGTGACATTACCGAATAATGAGCGAGCTGGTGTAATTTCGCGTATAATAGCCGCGAAGTCATCACGGACGTGCTTTAGCGCTTGCCGGAAATGCACGCGAATCCACCTACTTAATTAGCGTTAATAGATACGTCGGTAGAAATCTCGCGGTTATATCTGTAAATACACAAAACTCTGCGGAAGACGATATTAATACCTTAACTCCAATTACACGttgtttatattgatttaatcaaACACAAATTGAAGATTCTGTTACTCTAACGAATACATAATCATTTGTAATTGCGAAAGTTATTTAAGGCAAATTTTCAGCTGACACGCCGATTATTTTTACCTAAAATCTTGTCGATTTGCTTTAAGCGCTGACGGGAAGGGAGCAAACTCGGCGAgagttaaaagatttatttagacGAGGAATAAAGGTTTTCTCCTAACAAAGCTCGCCAAGTTGTTGAAGAACTCCGGAAGGAGCTCGTTTAACAGACTACGAGCGGTCGATTAATAATTCGCGCGATGACACAGGCGATTGTGTACCGTCTGGTTATACTAATTAGCTCCCATCTACCGTGGCGGTCTATTCTTTAACGCGACCACgttattaatatgcaaatgaAGACGAGTCACGCACGCTTGCCAGAGCGAAAAGTCCGGCGACACCGCGCGCATTTCGCGAacttatgtgtgtgtgtgtgtgtgtatgagaaaagttgtaatgaaatattttatgtacacacataaaaagaaatgttttcaCAGAGATATCATCTCTTATTTCGtaagaataatgataaattagttattcttgtaaaaattttatgcatattgaaatttatttttatatttaaaaattagaaaaattattatttccgttttaaaattatatccctGAGAATTCATATAGCAaaagtaaaattcttttcgatcgtaaatacattttgttaattttgacttttttttttttttacttaaataaatatatactttgtttcgaaaaatgttttcttctattaaataatctattatttacatgtaataaaagttctaatttttaaaataaattattaaaaattttaatataaaaaatatttatttaaaaatacaaaattatttattaaaataaaagaaaaatttgtgtttcTTAAccaagcaattaaaaattaaaaaatgcgttTTTAAAGGaagtaattcaatataataaaaatttaaaaaaaattcttttttctttttgcaaataaaaatatattttgcttccttttatattttactaatttatacatttgctGCTTAGTTGAAAGAACTAAttcttttgcaaatatttaaataaatcatttatttactttctataaataatttaaatgaaaaaaaatcaaatcaaacatatttgttatgaaaaaaaaatcaaattcaaatatatttgctgcttGATAAAATAACTAACTTCCTTTgcattaaatgaattatttgtttacttaAATACttgctataaataattcaaatgaaaagaaataatttaaatgaaaagaaaaatctatttgGGTGTAGTTTTCTTCAACGTACATTTTTCTTCAACGTACTTACCTCGTCACCGCGGGGTAGCAGTCGTGATTGAAACGGGCGACCGTGGGATAAATCGCCACCCCGAGGTAGACCGGACGGCTGCAGCGGAATCGATGCCCCGCGCTCAACCGCGTCTCGAAGAACTCGTGGGCGTTGAATTGGAGCAGCTGCAGGTTCCTCAGCAGCAGGGCGGCCACGATGATCTCCTCGGCGCCCGGGACCTCTGCGAACTCGCCAAAGTTTCCGATATTAGTGCAGTTATCCCcatccctcccctccccgcgCATTCCTCCCGCTCTCatcctctctcctctccccctcccctccccctacCGCTCTTTCCCGCCGTCCTCGGCAAAAAACTTTCCGCGACTCTTTTCGCTGAGCGCGTTGTTAAAATCACGGCTTCGTGGCTCGCGAGTGAGGAAGAATTTGCTGAATCGAAAGTTGATCCTTCGCGCGAGCGAGCACATTTCTCGCCCCCCCCGCCCCTCGCCACCCTATTATTACCAAGTTAAATACAGATCGAGAAGAGTGAGGGGAAGAGGAGGGGTCCTTTGTGAGGGTGAAAACCGATGATAAGTACCGTCGTCCGGCGTGGGATGCGCGAAGAAGCCGACTCTCTGCAGGCATCTGAGCAGGAAGGCCGCCATCAGCGATCTCTCCAGGAAGTCGCTCCCCGTACGCTTGTTCGCGTGCGTCACCAGATTGTACGCTGCCATGTCGacattgtcgtcgtcgtcgtcgtcgtggtcGTGGCCGCTCTCGCGGGACCCCTTTGTGTCCtgcccctccctccccctcatCTCAATTCCGCCCTCGCGTCGTCTGCATTCCTTCAGCTTCCTCCGTCTGATTCTTCTCCTGGCCGACCGGCTATTTGCCGACGATTTCGCATCATGCGTATCCggtatcgtcgtcgtcgtcgtcgtcaaaGACGTCGCGGCCTTCTCGTCGTCAGCCTTCTCCAGCTCTTCGTAGATCTTCAAACACTTCCGCAGACCCTCCTGCGTCACCATCCGAAAGGCGACCATGCTGAGTACGCTCATGCCGGAGCCTGAAGGAGGGAATTCAAGAGAGGCTCATAATTATCCTGTAAGAATCTCGGTTATGATGCTCAAGATATGCCAAGTTGCGTGTGTAAAATGGACCTTT
This portion of the Cataglyphis hispanica isolate Lineage 1 chromosome 10, ULB_Chis1_1.0, whole genome shotgun sequence genome encodes:
- the LOC126852532 gene encoding SET and MYND domain-containing protein 4 isoform X2, with translation MNHEDKGKTVDQDMSLPLALLGRAEIFMALKEYHFALEDLRLAGEYDLPDKSMQELRRRREECECFLRVNEKSLTPVDLANNVDKVTRLILNEEKDGAGRPLNGAVNSEARWSSDALEIRETSVAGKHAVAATEIHPGDTLVVEGPLAGCLLPEFYGTHCQHCYARLKAPIGCPNCSCVTFCGRKCRDIAMATYHKYECKILALLIGSGMSVLSMVAFRMVTQEGLRKCLKIYEELEKADDEKAATSLTTTTTTIPDTHDAKSSANSRSARRRIRRRKLKECRRREGGIEMRGREGQDTKGSRESGHDHDDDDDDNVDMAAYNLVTHANKRTGSDFLERSLMAAFLLRCLQRVGFFAHPTPDDEVPGAEEIIVAALLLRNLQLLQFNAHEFFETRLSAGHRFRCSRPVYLGVAIYPTVARFNHDCYPAVTRYFVGRHIVIRAVRGLQPGDVIAENYGPIFTKRTLAERQRTLTGRYWFRCTCQACQEDWPYFENLTNDAVRLRCPTEGCSGLHSRAQQRPGKPIKCPDCRKKICLEDRLACLQECETLYARGLASMEDERVDEAIGILCDALKRFHRVAYPPHRDTHLAEIALSSCLIDYGNTWRPAVLCERT
- the LOC126852532 gene encoding SET and MYND domain-containing protein 4 isoform X1, whose protein sequence is MQDRDEFYRNLCSSETLRSGKRGFFHDFSESVMRMAGATWTTEVFGRIEDDAGRVRAIFADPRIRHVVIDTLARVKPLYRDKDADISKRRRLEGYQLAAIGQYDKALLLFSQAVLRAPQRDKGKTVDQDMSLPLALLGRAEIFMALKEYHFALEDLRLAGEYDLPDKSMQELRRRREECECFLRVNEKSLTPVDLANNVDKVTRLILNEEKDGAGRPLNGAVNSEARWSSDALEIRETSVAGKHAVAATEIHPGDTLVVEGPLAGCLLPEFYGTHCQHCYARLKAPIGCPNCSCVTFCGRKCRDIAMATYHKYECKILALLIGSGMSVLSMVAFRMVTQEGLRKCLKIYEELEKADDEKAATSLTTTTTTIPDTHDAKSSANSRSARRRIRRRKLKECRRREGGIEMRGREGQDTKGSRESGHDHDDDDDDNVDMAAYNLVTHANKRTGSDFLERSLMAAFLLRCLQRVGFFAHPTPDDEVPGAEEIIVAALLLRNLQLLQFNAHEFFETRLSAGHRFRCSRPVYLGVAIYPTVARFNHDCYPAVTRYFVGRHIVIRAVRGLQPGDVIAENYGPIFTKRTLAERQRTLTGRYWFRCTCQACQEDWPYFENLTNDAVRLRCPTEGCSGLHSRAQQRPGKPIKCPDCRKKICLEDRLACLQECETLYARGLASMEDERVDEAIGILCDALKRFHRVAYPPHRDTHLAEIALSSCLIDYGNTWRPAVLCERT
- the LOC126852532 gene encoding SET and MYND domain-containing protein 4 isoform X3, which codes for MSLPLALLGRAEIFMALKEYHFALEDLRLAGEYDLPDKSMQELRRRREECECFLRVNEKSLTPVDLANNVDKVTRLILNEEKDGAGRPLNGAVNSEARWSSDALEIRETSVAGKHAVAATEIHPGDTLVVEGPLAGCLLPEFYGTHCQHCYARLKAPIGCPNCSCVTFCGRKCRDIAMATYHKYECKILALLIGSGMSVLSMVAFRMVTQEGLRKCLKIYEELEKADDEKAATSLTTTTTTIPDTHDAKSSANSRSARRRIRRRKLKECRRREGGIEMRGREGQDTKGSRESGHDHDDDDDDNVDMAAYNLVTHANKRTGSDFLERSLMAAFLLRCLQRVGFFAHPTPDDEVPGAEEIIVAALLLRNLQLLQFNAHEFFETRLSAGHRFRCSRPVYLGVAIYPTVARFNHDCYPAVTRYFVGRHIVIRAVRGLQPGDVIAENYGPIFTKRTLAERQRTLTGRYWFRCTCQACQEDWPYFENLTNDAVRLRCPTEGCSGLHSRAQQRPGKPIKCPDCRKKICLEDRLACLQECETLYARGLASMEDERVDEAIGILCDALKRFHRVAYPPHRDTHLAEIALSSCLIDYGNTWRPAVLCERT